A DNA window from Streptomyces canus contains the following coding sequences:
- a CDS encoding uracil-DNA glycosylase, translated as MCPYRGTVNALADLDRRIAGCRACPRLVDWREEVARTKRAAFADWTYWGRPVPGFGPADARMLIVGLAPAAHGGNRTGRMFTGDRSGDVLYQALYDIGLASQPTAVTADDGLELYGVRITSPVHCAPPANKPTPGERDTCRPWLVQELNLLRPTLRSVVVLGAFGWQAALPAFAEAGWSVPRPRPVFGHGARVPLDGLELFGCFHVSQRNTFTGKLTPAMLRDVLSTAAERAGLRGRTAENLTTGPPYDG; from the coding sequence ATGTGCCCGTACCGTGGAACGGTGAACGCCCTCGCCGATCTCGACCGCCGGATCGCGGGCTGTCGCGCCTGTCCACGGCTGGTCGACTGGCGGGAGGAGGTGGCCCGGACCAAGCGGGCCGCGTTCGCCGACTGGACGTACTGGGGGCGGCCGGTGCCCGGCTTCGGGCCGGCGGACGCGCGGATGCTGATCGTCGGGCTCGCGCCGGCCGCGCACGGCGGGAACCGTACCGGGCGGATGTTCACCGGTGACCGTTCCGGGGACGTGCTGTACCAGGCGCTGTACGACATCGGGCTCGCCTCGCAGCCGACCGCCGTGACCGCGGACGACGGCCTGGAGCTGTACGGCGTGCGGATCACCTCGCCCGTGCACTGCGCCCCGCCCGCCAACAAGCCCACTCCTGGGGAGCGCGACACCTGCCGGCCCTGGCTGGTCCAGGAGCTGAACCTGCTGCGGCCCACGCTGCGGAGCGTGGTCGTGCTGGGTGCCTTCGGCTGGCAGGCCGCGCTGCCCGCGTTCGCGGAGGCGGGCTGGAGCGTGCCCCGGCCGCGGCCCGTCTTCGGACACGGCGCGCGCGTCCCGCTCGACGGCCTCGAACTCTTCGGCTGTTTCCACGTCAGCCAGCGCAACACCTTCACCGGCAAGCTCACGCCCGCGATGCTGCGGGACGTGCTGAGCACGGCTGCCGAGAGGGCAGGACTGCGTGGCCGTACCGCCGAAAACCTGACGACGGGACCGCCGTACGACGGTTAG
- a CDS encoding RNA-binding S4 domain-containing protein: protein MAVEPTDDNETGGTDRAGTTADGPDAEVAGPGLSAPEAPDPKIAAAIAAAEAAGPQNGETVRIDSWIWSVRLAKTRSAGATACRGGHVHVNGERVKPAHSLRVGDEVRVRQEGWERIVIVKRLIRKRVGAPVAVQCYVDNSPPPPPRTAVAPAGIRDRGTGRPTKRDRRELERLRGLTEGNRRTRFAGPGGPSGSEGFGDSDAIADSGAPDGSGGPDSSGGARRSGRDRRSNRGGHSGRTGR, encoded by the coding sequence ATGGCTGTGGAACCTACGGACGACAACGAGACCGGTGGGACGGACCGGGCCGGAACGACGGCCGACGGTCCCGACGCGGAGGTCGCCGGTCCCGGCCTCTCGGCTCCCGAGGCACCGGACCCGAAGATCGCCGCCGCGATCGCCGCCGCGGAGGCCGCCGGGCCGCAGAACGGCGAGACCGTGCGGATCGACAGCTGGATCTGGTCCGTACGGCTGGCCAAGACCCGTTCCGCGGGAGCCACCGCCTGTCGGGGCGGGCATGTGCATGTGAACGGGGAGCGCGTGAAGCCCGCCCACTCCCTGCGCGTCGGCGACGAGGTGCGCGTCCGCCAGGAGGGCTGGGAGCGGATCGTCATCGTCAAGCGTCTGATCCGCAAGCGGGTCGGCGCCCCGGTGGCCGTCCAGTGCTACGTCGACAACTCTCCCCCGCCCCCGCCCCGCACGGCCGTCGCCCCCGCCGGCATCCGCGATCGCGGCACCGGCCGCCCGACCAAGCGCGACCGCCGCGAGCTGGAACGCCTGCGCGGCCTCACGGAGGGCAACCGCCGCACCCGCTTCGCCGGCCCGGGCGGACCCAGCGGCTCGGAGGGATTCGGCGACTCGGACGCGATCGCCGACTCCGGTGCACCCGACGGCTCGGGCGGCCCCGACAGTTCGGGCGGGGCACGCCGCTCCGGCAGGGACAGGCGCTCGAACCGGGGCGGCCACTCGGGCAGAACCGGACGCTGA